From the genome of Rhizobium binae, one region includes:
- the mraZ gene encoding division/cell wall cluster transcriptional repressor MraZ, protein MSRFLSNATNRIDAKGRVSVPSAFRSVLAQRNIQELYCFQDFVFPAISVGGLDLLERFERQIAAEDPFSPDANEMSLLIHGGGVFMKLDAEGRLMVTDFIRGFTGISDEVTFVGRADHFQLWQPQAFLAAQAQARGERKLAGKRS, encoded by the coding sequence ATGAGCCGCTTCCTTTCGAATGCGACCAACAGGATCGATGCCAAGGGCAGGGTTTCCGTGCCTTCGGCCTTTCGTTCCGTGCTGGCGCAGCGCAATATCCAGGAGCTTTACTGCTTTCAGGATTTTGTGTTTCCGGCGATCAGCGTCGGCGGTTTGGATCTTCTCGAGCGATTCGAGCGGCAGATCGCTGCGGAAGATCCGTTTTCGCCGGACGCGAACGAGATGTCGCTTCTGATTCACGGGGGCGGGGTCTTCATGAAGCTCGATGCCGAGGGGCGGTTGATGGTCACGGATTTCATCCGCGGCTTCACCGGCATCTCGGACGAAGTGACCTTCGTCGGTCGAGCGGATCATTTTCAGCTCTGGCAGCCGCAGGCATTTCTGGCGGCGCAGGCGCAGGCACGAGGGGAGCGCAAGCTGGCGGGCAAGCGTTCCTGA
- a CDS encoding UDP-N-acetylmuramoyl-L-alanyl-D-glutamate--2,6-diaminopimelate ligase translates to MNIDADSRGADRLQEGKVHSMKLRDLAGDQFPELEAQLEGPAGLLDISGLSSDSRKVAPGNAFVAVAGTKADGAGFIADAAGRGAAVAIASQAVDASIPVLAVGDPRRFLSIAAARFYGRQPEIMVAVTGTAGKTSVASFTRQIWAHAGHAAAMIGTTGVVSPTRNEYGALTTPDPVSLHKLLAELADEGVTHASMEASSHGLDQSRLDGVKLSAAAFTNLGRDHMDYHPTVEAYMAAKMRLFDTLLPKGAPAVIFADDPWSAQAVKAAVDAGHDVRTVGRKGDYLTLKRVEHFRHKQTAEIHIGDEIFEVDIALAGDFQVANALVAAGLAMSTGVEPKVAMAALEKLVGASGRLELVGHTKDGALAYVDYAHKPEALENVLNSVRPFTTGRVFVVFGCGGDRDRGKRPIMGEIACRLADVVIVTDDNPRSEEPAAIRSEIMAAAACASEIGDRAAAIREAVGMLRSGDTLIVAGKGHEEGQTVGSVTLPFSDHAEVRKALEDLKS, encoded by the coding sequence ATGAATATCGACGCCGATTCGCGAGGGGCGGACCGGCTTCAAGAGGGAAAAGTGCATTCGATGAAATTGCGAGACCTGGCCGGAGATCAGTTTCCGGAACTTGAAGCACAGCTCGAAGGCCCGGCAGGCCTGCTCGATATTTCCGGCCTGTCTTCGGACAGCCGCAAGGTGGCGCCGGGCAATGCCTTCGTCGCGGTCGCCGGCACCAAGGCGGACGGCGCGGGCTTCATCGCGGATGCCGCCGGACGGGGTGCCGCAGTCGCGATCGCCTCCCAGGCCGTCGATGCTTCTATCCCGGTGCTTGCGGTCGGAGACCCGCGTCGCTTCCTTTCGATCGCCGCCGCGCGGTTCTACGGCAGGCAGCCCGAGATCATGGTCGCCGTCACCGGCACTGCGGGCAAGACTTCCGTCGCCTCGTTCACCCGGCAGATCTGGGCGCATGCAGGCCACGCGGCCGCGATGATCGGCACGACGGGCGTGGTTTCACCGACGCGCAATGAATATGGCGCGCTGACCACGCCGGATCCTGTCTCCCTGCACAAGCTGCTGGCCGAACTTGCCGACGAAGGCGTGACGCATGCGTCGATGGAGGCTTCCAGCCACGGTCTCGACCAGAGCCGCCTCGACGGCGTGAAGCTTTCGGCTGCCGCCTTCACCAATCTCGGCCGCGACCACATGGATTATCATCCGACCGTCGAGGCCTATATGGCCGCCAAGATGCGGCTTTTCGATACATTGCTGCCGAAGGGCGCGCCGGCGGTGATCTTTGCCGACGATCCGTGGTCAGCCCAAGCCGTCAAGGCGGCGGTCGATGCCGGTCACGATGTTCGTACCGTCGGGCGCAAGGGCGATTACCTGACGCTGAAACGTGTCGAGCATTTCCGCCACAAGCAGACGGCCGAGATCCATATCGGCGACGAGATATTCGAAGTGGACATTGCGCTGGCCGGCGATTTCCAGGTCGCCAATGCGCTGGTCGCGGCAGGGCTTGCCATGTCGACCGGTGTCGAGCCGAAAGTTGCGATGGCCGCGCTCGAAAAACTCGTCGGTGCCTCCGGCCGTCTCGAACTCGTCGGCCATACGAAGGACGGCGCGCTTGCTTATGTCGATTATGCCCATAAGCCGGAAGCGCTGGAAAACGTGCTGAATTCGGTCCGGCCTTTCACGACGGGCCGCGTCTTCGTCGTCTTCGGCTGCGGCGGCGACCGCGACCGCGGCAAGCGGCCGATCATGGGCGAAATCGCCTGCCGGCTCGCCGACGTCGTCATCGTCACCGACGATAATCCGCGCTCGGAGGAGCCGGCCGCGATCCGCTCCGAGATCATGGCGGCAGCGGCTTGCGCCTCGGAAATCGGCGATCGCGCCGCGGCGATCCGTGAGGCGGTCGGCATGCTGAGATCCGGCGATACGCTGATTGTCGCCGGCAAGGGACATGAGGAGGGGCAGACGGTTGGGAGCGTCACCTTGCCGTTCTCCGATCATGCGGAGGTGCGCAAGGCCTTGGAGGACCTGAAATCTTGA
- the rsmH gene encoding 16S rRNA (cytosine(1402)-N(4))-methyltransferase RsmH, whose product MAANPGGGSTDAGGGPVRHIPVLLEEVLAALAPAPGKLILDGTFGAGGYTSAILAAGAEVIALDRDPTAIAAGQAMVAAHGGRLRLVHSQFSHLADHAPQGGLDGVVLDIGVSSMQLDEAERGFSFQRNGPLDMRMSATGVSAADVVNRAKVADLIRIFHFLGEESRAPRIAHAIEKRRSEKPFETTRDLAGLIELVTPRKMKDKIHPATRVFQALRIFVNDELGELAQALFAAETVLKPGGRLVVVTFHSLEDRIVKKFFSDRAGKASGSRHLPATHERAATFTVVGKSMVSASEAEAEVNPRARSAKLRAGQRTGAAAEAADMSLFGFPNLASLGKLGG is encoded by the coding sequence ATGGCGGCGAATCCTGGCGGAGGTTCAACTGATGCCGGTGGCGGACCGGTTCGTCACATTCCTGTTCTTCTCGAAGAAGTCCTGGCGGCGCTGGCGCCCGCGCCCGGCAAGCTCATCCTCGACGGTACATTCGGTGCGGGTGGCTACACTTCGGCCATTCTTGCTGCCGGCGCCGAGGTGATCGCGCTCGACCGCGATCCGACGGCGATAGCGGCGGGGCAGGCGATGGTCGCCGCGCATGGTGGCCGCCTCAGGCTCGTTCATTCACAATTCTCGCATCTCGCCGATCATGCGCCGCAGGGCGGGCTCGATGGCGTCGTTCTCGACATCGGCGTTTCCTCCATGCAGCTCGATGAGGCCGAGCGTGGCTTCTCCTTTCAGAGGAACGGGCCGCTCGACATGCGCATGTCGGCGACAGGCGTTTCGGCCGCCGATGTCGTCAATCGCGCCAAGGTCGCCGATCTCATCCGCATCTTCCATTTTCTCGGCGAGGAGAGCCGGGCGCCGCGCATTGCGCATGCGATCGAGAAGCGCCGCTCTGAAAAGCCGTTCGAGACGACACGCGATCTTGCTGGTCTCATCGAACTGGTCACGCCGCGCAAGATGAAAGACAAGATTCATCCGGCGACGCGCGTCTTCCAGGCGCTGCGCATCTTCGTCAATGACGAACTCGGCGAACTGGCGCAGGCATTGTTTGCGGCGGAAACGGTGCTGAAGCCCGGCGGGCGGCTCGTCGTCGTCACCTTCCATTCGCTCGAAGACCGCATCGTCAAGAAGTTCTTTTCCGACCGCGCCGGCAAGGCGTCGGGTTCGCGACACCTGCCGGCCACACATGAGCGGGCGGCAACCTTTACGGTTGTGGGCAAATCGATGGTTTCGGCCAGCGAGGCGGAGGCCGAGGTCAATCCGCGCGCCCGCTCGGCCAAGCTGCGCGCCGGCCAGAGAACGGGCGCCGCCGCCGAGGCCGCAGATATGTCGCTCTTTGGGTTTCCCAATCTAGCCAGCCTTGGAAAGCTTGGAGGTTGA
- a CDS encoding peptidoglycan D,D-transpeptidase FtsI family protein has product MSFLSRIMVLKSQAHFSAGVYNRFGGPSAGVPIEGTRKKKSGQAKSRVGLLILGFMGVYVVIGGRLVEYAMKDQEVVSSILPPDRLMASRPDILDRNGEVLATDIRTVSLFAEPNKIVDPDEAVEKLATVLPELDVKDTYKKLSVKTSHFAWLRRQLTPKQQSQILALGIPGIGFRPEKRRFYPGGSTAAHILGYVNIDNRGVAGMEKFIDDQGLADLASVGMTSDQPLEPVRLSIDLRVQNIVRDAVVNAVNNFQSKGAGAAVIDVHTGEVLAMASAPDFDPNDPQEGAKDGWLNRMTNGTFEMGSTFKTFSLAMALDTGKVKMSDTFDASKPIYIGGFTIHDFHGQRRWLTVPEIFQYSSNIGTARVIDIVGIDAQKDYLTKFGLLTKMQTELPEVKMPSQPRVWKKINSITISFGHGVSTTALQTGVAAAALVNGGKLIEPTFLPRTREEADQIAKQVIKKSTSDEIRYLLDFNGFKGSGRVARVPGFAVGSKTGTADKVVNGRYSSTLNFNSFIAAFPINDPKYAVITFCDEPKTGEKQYGGTISAGTAGPIAREIISRAAPILGIEPKFGEGGSALLVSY; this is encoded by the coding sequence ATGTCGTTTCTTTCCCGCATAATGGTTTTGAAGAGCCAGGCGCATTTCTCCGCCGGCGTCTATAATCGTTTCGGCGGCCCTTCCGCCGGCGTGCCGATCGAGGGAACGCGCAAGAAGAAGTCGGGGCAGGCAAAGAGCCGTGTCGGCCTGCTGATCCTCGGTTTCATGGGCGTCTACGTCGTCATCGGCGGCCGCCTCGTCGAATATGCGATGAAGGATCAGGAGGTCGTCTCCAGCATCCTGCCACCCGATCGGCTGATGGCATCGCGGCCCGACATTCTCGACCGTAACGGTGAGGTGCTGGCGACCGATATCCGCACCGTCTCGCTGTTTGCCGAGCCGAACAAGATCGTCGATCCCGATGAGGCGGTCGAAAAGCTCGCAACGGTTCTGCCCGAGCTCGACGTCAAGGACACCTACAAGAAACTCTCGGTCAAGACATCGCATTTCGCCTGGCTGCGCCGGCAGCTGACGCCGAAGCAGCAGAGCCAGATCCTGGCGCTCGGCATTCCCGGCATCGGCTTCCGGCCGGAGAAGCGCCGCTTCTATCCGGGCGGATCGACCGCCGCGCACATCCTGGGTTACGTCAACATCGACAACCGCGGTGTTGCCGGCATGGAGAAGTTCATCGACGACCAGGGGCTCGCGGATCTCGCCTCGGTCGGCATGACCAGCGATCAGCCGCTCGAGCCGGTGCGGCTGTCGATCGACCTGCGCGTCCAGAACATCGTCAGGGACGCTGTCGTCAACGCCGTCAACAACTTCCAGTCCAAGGGTGCAGGGGCGGCGGTCATCGACGTGCATACCGGAGAAGTGCTGGCAATGGCATCGGCGCCGGATTTCGATCCGAACGATCCGCAGGAGGGCGCCAAGGACGGCTGGCTCAACCGGATGACCAACGGCACCTTCGAAATGGGATCGACCTTCAAAACCTTTTCGCTGGCAATGGCGCTTGATACCGGCAAGGTGAAGATGTCCGACACGTTCGATGCCAGCAAGCCGATCTATATCGGCGGCTTCACCATCCACGATTTTCACGGGCAGCGCCGCTGGCTGACCGTGCCTGAAATTTTCCAGTACTCTTCGAATATCGGCACGGCGCGCGTCATCGACATCGTCGGCATCGACGCGCAGAAGGACTATCTGACCAAGTTCGGCCTCTTGACGAAGATGCAGACCGAATTGCCGGAAGTGAAGATGCCGAGCCAGCCGCGGGTGTGGAAGAAGATCAATTCGATCACGATTTCCTTCGGTCACGGGGTCTCGACGACGGCGCTGCAGACGGGGGTGGCGGCGGCGGCTCTCGTCAACGGCGGCAAGCTGATCGAGCCGACATTCCTGCCGCGCACACGCGAAGAGGCCGACCAGATCGCCAAGCAGGTGATCAAGAAGTCGACCAGCGACGAGATCCGCTACCTCCTTGATTTCAACGGTTTCAAGGGTTCGGGCCGCGTGGCGCGCGTGCCGGGTTTTGCCGTCGGAAGCAAGACCGGCACGGCCGACAAGGTCGTGAACGGACGGTATTCCTCGACGCTGAACTTCAACTCCTTCATCGCCGCCTTCCCGATCAACGACCCCAAATATGCGGTGATCACCTTCTGCGACGAGCCGAAGACCGGCGAGAAACAATATGGTGGAACGATCTCCGCCGGTACCGCCGGCCCGATTGCCCGTGAGATCATCAGCCGCGCCGCTCCCATTCTCGGCATCGAGCCGAAATTCGGGGAGGGTGGTTCGGCCTTGCTGGTGTCTTATTGA
- the murD gene encoding UDP-N-acetylmuramoyl-L-alanine--D-glutamate ligase gives MIPVTTLKDRKVALFGLGGSGFATARALILGGAHVTAWDDNPDSVAKAAAEGIHTEELHTIDWSQQSLFVLSPGVPLTHPKPHWTVDLARAAGVDIVGDVELFVRERRAHAPDCPFIAITGTNGKSTTTALIAHILKSAGYDTQLGGNIGTAVLTLHPPKTERYYVVECSSYQIDLAPTLNPSAGILLNLTPDHLDRHGTMQHYADVKERLVAGSDVAVVGIDDSHSALIADRVERAGVKVVRISRRNVVAEGIYAEGTKLVQAAGGAILPFVDLDGIQTLRGSHNAQNAAAAVAACLAVGVSADDISSGLASFPGLKHRMQPVGRRGRVVFVNDSKATNADAAAPALSSYDRIYWIAGGLPKSGGITTLAPYFPRIAKAYLIGEAAAEFAATLGEAVPYEISGTLERAVAHAAADADSDDAAASAVMLSPACASFDQYKNFEVRGDAFVSHVAALDGVTMLIGPVAGEK, from the coding sequence ATGATCCCGGTCACGACGCTGAAAGACAGGAAGGTCGCGCTCTTCGGGCTCGGCGGCTCCGGTTTCGCCACCGCGCGCGCGCTCATCTTGGGCGGCGCCCATGTGACCGCCTGGGACGACAACCCCGACAGCGTCGCCAAGGCTGCGGCAGAAGGTATCCACACCGAGGAACTGCACACGATCGACTGGAGCCAGCAGTCGCTTTTCGTGCTTTCGCCCGGCGTGCCGCTCACCCATCCGAAGCCGCACTGGACCGTCGATCTGGCGCGCGCCGCCGGCGTCGATATTGTCGGCGACGTCGAGCTCTTCGTGCGCGAGCGCCGCGCCCACGCGCCGGATTGCCCCTTCATCGCCATCACTGGCACCAACGGCAAGTCGACGACGACGGCGCTGATCGCCCATATCCTGAAATCAGCGGGCTATGATACGCAGCTCGGCGGCAATATCGGCACGGCCGTGCTGACGCTCCATCCACCGAAGACAGAACGTTATTACGTCGTCGAATGCTCCTCCTACCAGATCGACCTGGCGCCGACGCTGAATCCGTCCGCTGGCATCCTGCTCAACCTGACGCCCGATCACCTCGACCGTCACGGCACGATGCAGCATTATGCCGACGTCAAGGAGCGGCTGGTCGCCGGCAGCGATGTCGCGGTCGTCGGCATCGACGACAGCCATTCGGCGCTGATCGCCGACCGCGTTGAGCGGGCAGGCGTCAAGGTAGTCCGCATCTCGCGGCGTAACGTGGTGGCCGAAGGCATCTACGCCGAGGGCACGAAACTCGTTCAGGCCGCCGGCGGCGCCATCTTGCCCTTCGTCGATCTCGACGGCATTCAGACGTTGCGCGGCAGCCACAATGCGCAGAATGCCGCGGCTGCCGTCGCCGCCTGCCTTGCGGTCGGTGTTTCCGCCGACGACATCAGCTCCGGCCTTGCTTCATTTCCGGGTCTCAAGCATCGCATGCAGCCGGTCGGCAGACGTGGCCGTGTCGTCTTCGTCAACGATTCCAAGGCCACCAATGCCGATGCCGCGGCGCCGGCCCTCTCGAGCTACGACCGTATCTACTGGATTGCCGGCGGCCTGCCGAAATCTGGCGGCATCACGACGCTCGCTCCTTATTTTCCGCGTATCGCCAAGGCCTATCTGATCGGCGAGGCGGCGGCGGAATTCGCGGCGACACTCGGGGAGGCCGTGCCCTACGAAATTTCAGGCACGCTGGAGAGGGCAGTCGCGCATGCCGCCGCCGACGCGGATAGCGACGATGCGGCCGCTTCGGCCGTGATGTTATCCCCGGCTTGCGCAAGCTTCGACCAGTATAAGAACTTCGAAGTCAGGGGCGATGCCTTCGTCAGCCACGTGGCAGCCCTTGACGGAGTGACGATGCTGATCGGTCCTGTAGCAGGAGAGAAATGA
- the mraY gene encoding phospho-N-acetylmuramoyl-pentapeptide-transferase, giving the protein MLIWLVELSEYFKFLNLFRYITFRTGAALFTSALIVFLFGPAIINSLRIRQGKGQPIRADGPQTHFKKAGTPTMGGLMILAGIIGASLLWADLSNVYVVATLLVTLGFGAIGFYDDYLKVTKQSHKGFSGKARLGIEFIIAGIAVYFMMRTALASGTAGSTFGSSIAFPFFKDFLINLGIMFVVFGGFVIVGAGNAVNLTDGLDGLAIVPVMIAAASFGVIAYLAGNVVFANYLQINFVPGTGELAVVLGAVIGAGLGFLWFNAPPAAIFMGDTGSLALGGTIGTVAVATKHEIVMAIIGGLFVMETLSVIIQVGFFKMTGRRVFLMAPIHHHFEKKGWTESQVVIRFWIIAVGLALLGLSTLKLR; this is encoded by the coding sequence ATGCTGATCTGGCTTGTCGAACTGTCGGAATATTTCAAATTTCTGAACCTGTTCAGATATATTACCTTCCGCACGGGCGCCGCTCTCTTCACCTCCGCACTGATCGTGTTCCTGTTCGGGCCGGCCATCATCAATTCGCTGCGCATCCGCCAGGGCAAGGGCCAGCCGATCCGCGCCGACGGGCCGCAGACGCATTTCAAGAAGGCCGGCACGCCGACCATGGGCGGGTTGATGATCCTGGCCGGCATCATCGGTGCGTCGCTGCTCTGGGCTGACCTTTCCAATGTCTATGTCGTCGCCACGCTGCTGGTGACGCTCGGCTTCGGCGCCATCGGCTTCTATGATGATTATCTCAAGGTGACGAAGCAGAGCCACAAAGGCTTCTCCGGCAAGGCGCGTCTCGGAATCGAGTTCATCATTGCCGGCATCGCCGTCTATTTCATGATGCGCACCGCCCTTGCCTCGGGAACCGCCGGCTCGACCTTTGGCTCCTCGATCGCCTTTCCCTTCTTCAAGGACTTCCTGATCAATCTCGGCATCATGTTCGTGGTGTTCGGCGGGTTCGTCATCGTCGGCGCCGGCAATGCCGTCAACCTGACCGATGGCCTGGATGGTCTCGCCATCGTGCCTGTGATGATCGCCGCCGCCTCGTTCGGCGTCATCGCCTATCTCGCCGGCAACGTGGTGTTTGCGAATTACCTGCAGATCAATTTCGTGCCCGGCACCGGCGAACTGGCCGTCGTGCTCGGCGCAGTCATCGGCGCGGGCCTCGGCTTCCTCTGGTTCAATGCGCCGCCGGCGGCCATCTTCATGGGCGACACCGGTTCGCTGGCGCTTGGCGGCACGATCGGCACCGTCGCTGTCGCCACCAAGCACGAGATCGTCATGGCGATCATCGGCGGCCTCTTCGTCATGGAGACGCTGTCGGTCATCATCCAGGTCGGCTTCTTCAAGATGACCGGCCGGCGCGTCTTTCTGATGGCGCCGATCCATCATCACTTCGAAAAGAAGGGCTGGACGGAAAGCCAGGTGGTGATCCGCTTCTGGATCATAGCCGTCGGCCTGGCGCTGCTCGGCCTTTCGACCCTGAAGCTCCGGTGA
- a CDS encoding UDP-N-acetylmuramoylalanyl-D-glutamyl-2,6-diaminopimelate--D-alanyl-D-alanine ligase — protein sequence MSWLWTTEDMIAAMAGRPFGTLPEGITGISIDSRSITSGEAFFAIKGDRVDGHDYASMAMANGASLLVVSEARLPAMGRLTVPMIVVDDVLAALGRLGQASRERSRAKIIAVTGSVGKTTTKEMLRHVLSPSGKVHASVASFNNHWGVPLTLARMPDDTDYGVFEVGMNHPGEIRPLVAMIRPDVAVITTIAPAHLGNFKSIKEIAAAKAEIFEGLEAGGHVVLNRDNDQFNFLDRTAQSLGVEHIHSFGQHAKADFRLAEFNGSDENSTLWLTIGGETLEVAIGAPGRHIAENALAALGVVRIVGADMEKAIAALATLKPEKGRGKRHRLSIGGGNASFTLIDESYNANPASMRAAIALLAAAEPTGRGRRIAVLGDMLEMGEYAEKVHSDLAGPLLAAGIEHVWLAGADMAALKESLPESVHVEYCEKTSELTDYVLNSVAPGDVLMVKSSLGIGFGKIVAALLDKFPAFSDTQREL from the coding sequence TTGAGCTGGCTCTGGACGACCGAAGATATGATCGCAGCGATGGCGGGGCGCCCCTTCGGCACGCTGCCCGAAGGCATCACCGGCATTTCCATCGACAGCCGCTCGATTACATCAGGCGAAGCCTTCTTCGCGATCAAGGGCGACCGCGTCGACGGCCACGACTATGCGTCGATGGCGATGGCCAACGGCGCTTCTCTTCTCGTCGTCAGCGAGGCGCGGCTTCCGGCGATGGGCCGTCTCACAGTGCCGATGATCGTCGTCGACGACGTGCTCGCGGCGCTCGGGCGTCTGGGGCAGGCCTCCCGAGAGCGCTCGCGCGCAAAAATCATCGCGGTGACCGGGTCGGTCGGCAAGACCACCACCAAGGAAATGCTGCGGCACGTGCTGTCGCCTTCCGGCAAGGTGCATGCCTCCGTCGCTTCCTTCAACAACCACTGGGGCGTGCCGCTGACGCTGGCGCGCATGCCTGACGATACGGATTACGGCGTCTTCGAAGTCGGGATGAACCATCCGGGCGAAATCCGGCCGCTGGTGGCGATGATCCGCCCTGATGTCGCTGTCATCACGACGATCGCGCCGGCCCATCTCGGCAATTTCAAGAGTATCAAGGAGATCGCCGCCGCCAAGGCTGAGATCTTCGAAGGGCTCGAAGCCGGCGGCCATGTCGTGCTCAACCGCGACAACGACCAGTTCAATTTCCTCGACCGCACCGCGCAGTCGCTCGGCGTCGAGCATATCCATTCCTTTGGCCAGCATGCCAAGGCTGATTTCCGGCTCGCGGAATTCAACGGCTCCGACGAGAATTCGACGCTGTGGCTGACGATCGGTGGCGAGACGCTGGAAGTGGCGATCGGCGCGCCGGGCCGCCATATCGCCGAGAATGCGCTTGCCGCGCTCGGTGTCGTCAGGATCGTCGGCGCCGACATGGAGAAGGCAATCGCCGCGCTTGCGACGCTGAAACCGGAAAAGGGCAGGGGCAAGCGCCACCGCCTTTCGATCGGCGGCGGCAACGCCAGCTTCACGCTGATCGACGAGAGCTACAATGCCAACCCGGCCTCGATGCGCGCGGCGATCGCGCTGCTTGCGGCCGCCGAGCCGACCGGCCGCGGACGCCGCATCGCCGTACTCGGTGACATGCTCGAAATGGGCGAGTATGCCGAGAAGGTTCACAGCGATCTCGCCGGGCCGCTACTTGCGGCCGGCATCGAACATGTCTGGCTCGCCGGCGCCGACATGGCAGCGCTGAAAGAATCATTGCCGGAAAGCGTCCATGTCGAGTACTGCGAAAAGACCAGCGAATTGACGGACTACGTGTTGAACTCGGTCGCCCCGGGCGACGTGTTGATGGTGAAATCGTCTCTGGGCATCGGCTTCGGCAAGATCGTCGCCGCGCTTCTTGACAAGTTCCCGGCATTTTCCGACACGCAACGCGAACTTTGA
- the ftsL gene encoding cell division protein FtsL, translating into MLKTFDLVLIGVMTATAAVTYTIKHRAELKLDEVHRLEAEIKLEKDTIDLLKADWALQSQPNRLERLVKAYNDELQLQPTESTALVHARELPMPKSEVPVPDVTEAKAGAKGATVAGAKSATAAAKGQPVPKAAPRDEAEDEADEIETGSVE; encoded by the coding sequence GTGCTGAAAACGTTCGATCTCGTGCTCATCGGCGTCATGACGGCAACTGCCGCCGTCACCTACACGATCAAGCATCGCGCCGAATTGAAGCTCGACGAGGTTCATCGCCTCGAAGCCGAAATCAAACTGGAGAAGGATACGATCGACCTTCTCAAGGCCGATTGGGCGCTGCAGTCGCAGCCGAACCGGCTGGAGCGGCTGGTCAAGGCCTATAATGACGAGCTGCAGCTGCAGCCGACGGAATCGACGGCGCTGGTGCATGCCAGGGAATTGCCGATGCCGAAATCCGAGGTTCCCGTGCCCGACGTGACGGAGGCCAAAGCCGGAGCCAAGGGTGCGACCGTGGCCGGCGCCAAGAGCGCGACCGCAGCGGCCAAGGGGCAGCCCGTTCCAAAGGCCGCGCCGCGCGACGAGGCCGAGGATGAAGCAGACGAGATCGAAACGGGGTCGGTGGAATAA
- a CDS encoding NAD(P)/FAD-dependent oxidoreductase → MSVDFRFIIIGRGMMGAAAARHLSSMTDGIALIGPREPTERKSHDGVFASHYDEARITRTFDGNLAWGSFAARALDRYRAIETSSGISFFSEVGCLFTAPEKSEQDYIDRALTVSRTLGSEIESIAPSQLPGRFPFLAVDPDFRGYFERKRAGHINPRALVRAQAKLAEQGGVTLIEATARSACDAGAHVEVTVDGKCYCAEKVLVAAGGFSNFHALLPRPVDARVMARTVVFYEIGEREMAIFGDMPSMIVLGDREEDHIYILPPVRYPDGKMYLKLGGDTETLSINRLEDAGAWFRSDGSAAERDHLCRIALQLMPALAGCPVTSGPCVANFTPTGYPYAGFTQSPRIAVLTGGNFVAAKSSDELGRLGAVLLTEGALSEADFGGELTPVFA, encoded by the coding sequence ATGTCAGTCGATTTCAGGTTCATCATTATCGGACGCGGCATGATGGGTGCCGCCGCGGCGCGGCATCTCTCCTCGATGACCGACGGTATTGCGCTGATCGGTCCGCGCGAGCCGACTGAGCGCAAATCGCATGACGGCGTCTTCGCCAGCCATTACGACGAGGCGCGCATCACCCGGACGTTCGACGGCAATCTGGCCTGGGGAAGTTTCGCCGCGCGCGCGCTCGACCGCTACCGTGCGATCGAGACAAGCAGCGGCATCTCCTTCTTTTCGGAAGTCGGCTGCCTGTTTACAGCCCCTGAGAAGAGCGAGCAGGATTACATCGATCGGGCGTTGACCGTCAGTCGGACGCTCGGCAGCGAGATTGAAAGCATCGCACCTTCGCAACTTCCGGGCCGTTTCCCCTTTCTTGCAGTCGATCCTGATTTTCGCGGCTATTTCGAGCGCAAGCGCGCCGGCCATATCAATCCGCGGGCGCTCGTACGCGCCCAGGCTAAGCTCGCGGAACAGGGTGGCGTTACGCTGATCGAGGCAACCGCGAGATCCGCGTGCGACGCCGGTGCCCATGTCGAGGTGACGGTCGACGGAAAGTGCTACTGTGCCGAGAAGGTGCTGGTGGCGGCTGGCGGCTTCAGCAATTTCCACGCGCTGCTGCCCCGTCCCGTCGACGCCAGAGTGATGGCGCGAACGGTCGTTTTCTATGAAATCGGTGAACGCGAGATGGCCATCTTCGGCGACATGCCGTCGATGATCGTGCTCGGCGACCGGGAAGAGGATCACATTTATATTCTGCCGCCGGTGCGTTATCCCGACGGCAAGATGTATCTGAAACTCGGCGGCGATACCGAGACGCTTTCCATCAATCGGCTGGAGGATGCCGGTGCGTGGTTCCGTTCAGACGGCAGCGCCGCCGAGCGCGATCATCTCTGCCGCATCGCCCTGCAACTGATGCCGGCGCTTGCCGGCTGCCCGGTCACATCAGGTCCGTGCGTGGCGAATTTCACGCCGACCGGTTATCCCTATGCCGGATTTACCCAGTCGCCACGCATCGCAGTTCTGACCGGTGGCAATTTCGTCGCCGCCAAATCCTCCGACGAACTCGGGCGGCTGGGCGCCGTACTTTTGACGGAAGGCGCGCTCAGTGAAGCGGATTTCGGCGGCGAACTGACGCCGGTCTTTGCCTAA